ATACTGACCCACATGCTGACTAACCTGACCGACATCCACGGAAAAAATGTAGTTTTCATTTTGATAGTGCCAGTTCAGCCTAACTGTATTCAAGACTGTCTTATAAGTAAAATCTTGAACTTGATTCCAAGGCATCTCTACGACGTGATTAGAACGATTTTCAGTCACATCACTGATATCCATCAAGTAGATCCCCTTGGGTGTAAATGCCAGAATCTTAGGCTTCACACTCGACTGAACATAGTAGGAACCACCTATAATGAAAAAATCAATAAAGGATTTCAACCATGTCTTTTTCTTAAAAGCCATCAGAAAATTTTTTTGCCCTTCAATGTGACAAGTTGAAAGAAATGATGCAATCTGTTTTTCTGTCGCAAATTCCATAATAGCGCCCATGATGTTACCTCCATAACGATTAGTAAATAGGCAGATAAGGACTCTTCACATAGAAGAAGAACTTATCATTAGTTGCATTTTATCTTACTTTTTCAGTAGACAGCATCCCTCCTATAACATCATCCTAGCATGTGCATACTTCCGTTAACATTGGAAGAGGATTAAAAAAATAGCTTCTCACAACTTTTATCATATTCATTATATCATAAATCTAACAAACAATTTAAAAAATGTAAACACTTTTCTTCCAACTTCGCTATCATTCTATTAAAAAACGACAGTTTCTTTTGAAACCATCGTTTTTCTTGAAAAATCCTTATTTGACATGTTTTGCCAACTCTTCTTGGGCTTTTTTATTAGATTCTTCTTTTTCTTTCATCCATTTTTCTTTGGCTTTTTCATATTCGTCTTTTGTGACTGCCTTATCTTGTAATTTGAGGTATTTATATGATTCGACCCCTTTATTACCAGCCAATGAATAAGGTGATGAGAAAGGAACAGTTTTTCTCAATGTTGGTGTTCCACCCAGTGAAAGATTTGGAATCGCTAGAGAACTATCCACCAACCACGCTTGAGCATCAGCATACTTATCGTAACGTTTAGACAAATCTTGTTCTTTACCAGCTTCTTCAACCATCTTAGTATAAGTATCAATACCAGCTGCTTTCGTCTTATCATTTGGTTGACCAGGTTCAATTCCTAGATTTTGGAGAGAACCACCGCTTGATAAGCTAAGTGTATCAAGATAGCTAGAAGGATCTAGATAGTCTGCACTCCAACCACCATTATAGAGGTCATAGTCTTTTTGCGCAGCTGTCTCAGCTCTATAACCAATGCTTTCCATTTCATCAGGGCCTAACATTTGGATGTCAATAACTACATTATCAGCCCCCAAGACAGATTCGATAGACTGTTTGAATGAACTAGCTTCTTGGACACCTCTTTTAACAGTTTGGTCAACTGGCATATCCAAGTGGATTGGGAATTGAACCCCTTTAGCTTCCAATTCTTTTTTAGCTTTTCCAAAGGCTTCTTTGGCTTTGTCAACATTGTAATACGGATCCTGAGCATCATCAAATTTCATATCTTGCCATTCTTTACCATAATTGACAACTTTTGAAGCTACCATTTCACCAAAGTTCTTACCATCAGCTGAGACAAAGGTTGGTGGAACCAAAAGGTTTCTGAGAATCTTCGTTGCCCCATCTTCACCCTGAGATTGAGCTCCATAGGCTGTACGATCATAGGCAAAATTAATAGCTTGACGGAAGCTCTTATTTAGAACAGCTTCCTGAGTTGATTTTTTCTCAGCATCGCTTATTTTTGAAGTGTATTTATAAGATTTTCTGTCTAGGTTAAAATTGTAATAGTAAGAAGTCGCATCTTGCATACTGTAGATGATATTATCTTTGTATTTTTCTTTAATAGCTTCAAAA
This portion of the Streptococcus mitis B6 genome encodes:
- a CDS encoding peptide ABC transporter substrate-binding protein — protein: MKKSKSKYLTLAGVVLSAGFLLSACSNSSSAAKTYSYIYASDPTSLNYLKENRATVLDVVTNFVDGLMENDQYGNYVPSLAEDWTVSQDGLTYTYKLRKDAKWYTADGDEYAPVTAQDFVTGLKYAADKKSEALYLVQESVAGLDDYINGKTSDFSTVGVKALDDQTVQYTLNQPEPYWNSKTTSSILFPVNEEFLNSKGDDFGKIDPADILYNGPFLFKAFTSKSVMEYKKNPNYWDAKNVFVDDVKLTYFDGSDQDSLARNFTEGGYSYARLFPNNSSFEAIKEKYKDNIIYSMQDATSYYYNFNLDRKSYKYTSKISDAEKKSTQEAVLNKSFRQAINFAYDRTAYGAQSQGEDGATKILRNLLVPPTFVSADGKNFGEMVASKVVNYGKEWQDMKFDDAQDPYYNVDKAKEAFGKAKKELEAKGVQFPIHLDMPVDQTVKRGVQEASSFKQSIESVLGADNVVIDIQMLGPDEMESIGYRAETAAQKDYDLYNGGWSADYLDPSSYLDTLSLSSGGSLQNLGIEPGQPNDKTKAAGIDTYTKMVEEAGKEQDLSKRYDKYADAQAWLVDSSLAIPNLSLGGTPTLRKTVPFSSPYSLAGNKGVESYKYLKLQDKAVTKDEYEKAKEKWMKEKEESNKKAQEELAKHVK